In the genome of Limanda limanda chromosome 15, fLimLim1.1, whole genome shotgun sequence, one region contains:
- the si:ch1073-126c3.2 gene encoding uncharacterized protein si:ch1073-126c3.2 produces MASTGTLIWIFSLAAVCVTASSNDTVKNCTSQTPLFERLSADVKEAAESGENLPPGWSSQQSAALMGSMRHLTDILHKHQLKDCQLAEPKLCPEAQVPENGGLVCVTVDNKRYCKPLCNYGYDFGFLRRSRLFDVCGNQTRYKWDTQYVGGNTLAVCNAATIQISGAQSAYFPKDRDCLTTKSQLQDSFFNSAVAELRSKGIEGDTHDSCLVCG; encoded by the exons ATGGCATCAACAGGAACTTTGATTTGGATTTTCTCTCTAGCAG ccGTGTGCGTTACTGCATCTTCAAATGACACCGTCAAGAACTGCACCTCCCAAACTCCGCTCTTTGAGCGTCTATCGGCTGATGTGAAG gaggcagcagagagCGGTGAGAACCTGCCGCCTGGATGGAGTTCTCAGCAGTCAGCTGCACTCATGGGCTCCATGAGGCATCTGACGGATATACTTCACAAACACCAGCTGAAag ACTGTCAACTTGCTGAGCCAAAGCTATGTCCTGAAGCCCAGGTCCCTGAGAACGGAGGATTGGTTTGTGTCACTGTCGACAACAAGCGCTACTGCAAACCTTTGTGCAACTAC GGTTATGATTTTGGTTTCCTGAGGAGAAGTCGTTTGTTTGATGTATGCGGAAATCAGACAAGATACAAGTGGGACACTCAGTACGTCGGAGGAAACACACTGGCTGTGTGCAATG CGGCGACGATTCAAATTTCTGGAGCACAGTCAGCGTATTTTCCAAAAGATCGGGACTGCCTGACAACCAAGAGCCAGCTGCAGGACAGCTTCTTCAATAGTGCTGTCGCTGAGCTGAGGAGCAAAGGAATAGAGGGAGATACGCACGACTCCTGTCTGGTCTGTGGATAA